In Nicotiana tabacum cultivar K326 chromosome 17, ASM71507v2, whole genome shotgun sequence, one DNA window encodes the following:
- the LOC142171467 gene encoding uncharacterized protein LOC142171467, translating into MQLKIGGDFNGHIVATSGGYDGVHGGFDFGVRNGGGTSLLDCDKAFYLVIANSYFPNKEEHLVTFQSSLAKTQIGYLLLRKCDRSLCIDYKVIPSENLTSRHRLLVMDLEIVRKRKKRVVYGQSRIRWGALTNDKVQEMGRWLWESGEAVGTRSISGPHDSGV; encoded by the exons ATGCAA TTAAAAATAGGAGGTGACTTCAATGGTCACATTGTGGCGACCTCTGGGGGTTATGACGGTGTGCATGGCGGCTTTGACTTTGGAGTtaggaacggaggaggtacttCGTTGTTGGACTGTGATAAAGCCTTTTATTTGGTGATTGCTAACTCGTATTTTCCGAACAAGGAGGAGCACTTGGTCACATTCCAGAGTTCGTTGGCCAAGACTCAAATTGGTTATCTACTCCTCCGGAAGTGCGATAGGAGTTTGTGCATAGATTACAAGGTTATACCAAGCGAGAATCTCACGTCTCGGCATAGGTTATTGGTGATGGACTTAGAGATCGTGAGGAAGAGAAAGAAGAGGGTTGTGTATGGTCAATCCAGGATCAGGTGGGGTGCTTTGACTAATGACAAAGTGCAGGAGATGGGGAGGTGGCTATGGGAGTCTGGAGAAGCAGTGGGGACGCGATCTATAAGTGGACCACACGACAGCGGAGTGTAG